From Chthoniobacterales bacterium:
GAAGACCAGTTCAGGTCACCGTTGATGGTGATCGTGCCTGGCGAATTACCGGGACTGATGGTCGCGCCGTTGGCGATGGTCGTCTCACCGACCGTGCCGCTGCCGCTCAAGACCGTGCCGGTCGACATGGTGACGGTGCTGTTGGAGATGGAACCGTTTACCTTGAGCGTGCCACCCGTGACCGTGGTCGAACCGCTCAGATTGCCGTTGCCGGTGATGGACAATGTGCCGCTGCCGCTTTTGTTGAAGTTCTCGGAACCATTGACCGCAGAGAGGTTCAATTTGCTGTTGGTCGCAACGATGACTTGGGTGGCGCGGGCCAAAGAGACAGCCGGACTGACCGTGTGCTCGCCCGCTCCGTTCGAGATGATGGTCTGCGAGGCGGTGGGAGTGCCCATGGTGATAGAACCGCCCGAGCCCTGTGCGATGGTATAGGAGGCTGACGCGTTGGAGAAAGCGAGCAGAGTGAGGACGGGGATTTGCCCGTTGAGGCTCACGGTGCGCGCAGTGCTGATCGCACTGCCGAAGCTGGCCTGGTCGTTCGTGCTGAGCAGAGCGCCATCGATGCCGGGCGTGCCGCCGGGGACATCCCAATTGTCGAAATTATTCCACGATCCTCCGGCATCGGTGTTCCAGAATGCCTGACCGCTATAGCCTTGCGCGCTGACGTTGACCACCTGCGTGCCGATGTTCGTTGCGGCGAGTCCGCTTGTGCCGGTGCCCGAGGATTGGAAACCGAGGGTGACCGAACCGCTGTTTGCTCCCACCGACGCGACAGACCCGAGGCCAAGAGTGATGTTTGCGTTGGCACCGGCGGCGATGGGGCTGCCGGGAATGCCGCTTGCCGTGGCACCGCCGGTATTTCCGCTGTTCGCCACAGCCAGACCTTCGCTGAATCCATCCGCCGTCGCCGTGTTGGTGATACCAACTGTCCCCGAGAGCGAACCCATGTTCGTGGTGTAGCCGATATGAAAACGACCAAGGCTGAGGTTGGTGGTGCTGACGGCGTCCTGCGCCAAACGGTAACCGACGGCGTAGACATTGATATTGGTTGTGCCGATGTTGGTCGCAGCGAATCCGCTGGTGCCGGTGCCCGAAGATTGGAAACCGAGGGTGACCGTGCCGCTGTTGGTGCCCGCGGTGGAGACGCTGCTCAGACCGACCGTGATGGTGGCATTGCTCCCAGGGGTGATGAGCGAGCCGGGGATATTGGTCACGGTGGCACTGCCGGTGATGGCGCTGTTGGAAACTCCAAGCTTCTCGCTGTAACCGTCGTTGGCCGCCGTGTTGGTGATGCCAACGGCGGAGGTGACGTTGCTGGCGCCGAGGCGGAAATTGCCGAGCGCGACATTCGTGGTGCTGACGCTATCGGTGGCCAAGCGGTAGCCCACGCCGCTGACGGTGATTTGTTGGGAACCGACGCCGACCGGATTTGTGCCCAAGCTGGCTGGACGCGTGGAGGCTGTGCCGTTGGAAACGGAATTATAGGTCAGCGAGATCACGCCCGAATTGGAGCCGACGTTCGCGGAGGACATGCCTACCGTGAAGTTGGTCGTCTGGCTTACCGAAACGGGATTTGTGCTCAGGCCGGAGACGGTCGCTGAGTTTGTTGTGCTGGTGGCGGCGCTCAGTCTTTCAGTGACAACGCCGCCAGAAGCATTGGTCGCGTAGATGGCGTTGTTCGTCAGGGTGACTAACGTGCTCAATGTCTGACCGATGCGATAGTTGCCGTAGTTGATGCTGTTCGTCGTGATCTGGTAGTCCGCGAGCACGAAGCTCGCTTGGAAATTTGTGCCGGCCGTTCCGCTCGTGTTGTTGTCTTGCACCCAGTAAGTCAGGGGCAGCGGAGCGTTGTTGGAATCGATCAAACCGAGAGTGCCTTGGCGCAGGGTGTATTGCGTGCTGCCACCGGAGGCTGCGGAAGTAGAAAGAGTCAGTGAATAATTGCCATTGGTAAGATAGAGGCTGTTCTGGAACAGCAGGTTGAACAGTCCCATGCTGGATCCGATGTTGGTCGCGGCCACCGTGAAGTTTGTCAGCAGCGGGCCAGTTGCCCCCAAGCCACCGTAAATCGCGACACTGAATGGCTGCGTGGTGCTGTTGCCACGGTCCATGTAGATGCCGATGTTGGTCAGCAGGGCTGACCGCCGCCGAGAGTAGTGATGCCGAAATTGTAGCTGTAGGACTGATTCGTGTAGAGCTGCGCAATGGCCGAGCCGGAGTTCGAGGAAATCAGGATGCTCTGGGCCTGGACGGAGGAGGAGATACCTGTCCACAAGCCGGAGCAAAGAGTAGCGAAGAGGCCAACTCTGAAAGCGCAACCTACGGCACGAAGTATGAAACAACTTTTTGTCATATCTCTGATGTCGGTAAAATAGTTCACTTCTGTGTGTTTTTCAAACGGTTGTGACGACGAATTGCGCGCGACGGCTGATTGTTTGCTAAAACTGCATAAGTGGGATGACCGCAGAGCGGATCGACCATCATAACGAAGCACAATCCCCTGCGATCGGATGAGCCATGGGTCGAAGAAAAATCAGGACAGCTTGGCGCGTTTCCGCCAGCGGATGTAGCCCGCCGTTCCGGCGAGCAGCGCCGCCGCGGCCCATGTGCCGGGTTCGGGAACAACACCGCCGGTGATCGGGCCGATGCTGTTGATCGCGTTCGCCGGATAACTCGGCGCGTTCGTCGAAAGACCGAAGTAGATGCTGTCGATGGCGAAATCGTTCCCGCCTTCGGCGGAGACCGTGTTGCGCAGACGGAAGGAAATCGTGGTCGGCGCGGACAGGAAATATCCGTCGCGATAAGTCAGATACCAAATGTCGATGGAATTCGTAGGGATAGTGACGGAGGTGGTGAGTTGTTGCCACGCACCCGAGTTGTTCAGGCTCATCTCGAAGGCCAATTGCGGCGGCGCGGCGGGATAGACGCTGGCGATATAGGCTTGGAAGCGGTAATAGACCGGCGCATTGGTCGTGCTCACGGTGATGTCGCCCGGATTGACCGTGATCGTCTGCATCCAAGGCGAAGCGTTGGTGTCGGTCGATCCGTTGGCGGCAAGATAGTTTGTGCCGCTCTGCGCGGAAAGACTGCCCGCCCCGGCCCAGATGGAATGCACCTGATTCAGGCTCTGGATGACGCTGTATTCGCCCGCATTCATGAGACCAGGCGAGTTGGGGACTTTGTAGGTGTAGTCGCTGGTGAAGCCGGTATTCCCCGACTCGAAGCTGCCATTGACGATGAGGTTGGCCAAGCCGGTGTGCGCAACGACGCTCACCGTGACGAGCGCGAGTAGAAATTTGGCGGTATTCATCGAAACAAGACTCGGGTCGGAGCCGTGAGTGCAATTTACGTCCTTGGGAGTGACTCCACAATACCCACTATAGGGTAAAATCCACCGGCAGCCTGATTCGTAAAATTACAAGCCTTACAGCCTACCCCGCGTAGCGTGCGAACTTCGTCTCCAGCGCGGGCGGGATGTGCGCCGTGACCAGGGCATCGTCGCCTTCGTAGCGGATTTCCACCACGTGACCCGCGCGATGCAACTCGGCGAGCGCGGCACTGTCGGACTGAGGGATGCGGAACTTCTGGCGCATGCGCCATGAGGAAAGCTGGTTTTGCAATTCATCGACAAAGTCAGCGAGATTTTCACCGGTCTTCACCGAGACGGCGACGCTGTGCGGGTAGCGGGCCAGCGCGGCTTCGACGGCCTCGGGATTTGTGACGCGGTCGATCTTGTTGAAAACGACGAGCGTGTGCTTGCCGTCGGCCTCGAGTTCGCGGATGACGGCGTCGGTCGCGGCGATGTGTTCCTCCCACTGCGGATGGCTCACATCGACCACATGGACGAGAAGGTCGGCGGATTTCAATTCCTCGAGCGTGGCCTTGAACGACTCGACGACCGTGTGGGGGAGCTTGCGGATAAAGCCGACGGTGTCGGTGAAGAGGACCTTCAATTTGTTGGGGAGGACAAATTGGCGTGTGGTCGGGTCGAGCGTGGCGAAGAGTTTGTCCTCGGCGACGACGCCGGCGTTGGTGAGACGGTTGAGGAGCGACGATTTTCCGGCATTGGTGTAGCCGACGATGGCGACGACCGGCCATTGATGACGGGCACGGCCTTCGCGCTGGATGGCACGGTGTTTGCGCACTTCTTCCAGCTCGCGTTGCAGACGCGCGATGCGCTCCTGCACACGGCGGCGGTCCACTTCGAGCTGGGTTTCACCCGGACCACGCGTGCCGATGCCGCCGGTCTGGCGGGAAAGGTGCGTCCACATGCGGGTGAGGCGCGGCAGGAGGTATTGAAGTTGCGCGAGTTCGATCTGGAGGCGCCCCTCGCGGCTTCGCGCGCGACGGGCGAAGATGTCGAGGATGAGCTGGGTGCGATCGAGAATTTTCTTCGAAGTGACATTCTCGAGATTGCGCCCCTGGGCGGGAGACAATTCGTCGTCGAAAATGATGGAGCCCGCACCGTGCTCGGCGCAACGGGCGGCGACCTCCTCGGCTTTGCCTTTGCCGATGTAATAGGGGGCGGTGGGGTGCTGGAGTTTTTGCGTGACGGTATCAACCACGGTGGCCCCGGCAGTGGCGGCCAGCTCGCGCAACTCGGCCAGCGATTCCTCGAGATCCCACTTGGTCACGCCATCGTGCTCCAGCCCGACAAGGACGGTTTTTTCCGTGGCTTTGGGAGGGGGGGCAGTGACGATCATGAAAGGCCCAAGCGGAGGGCGAGGCGGTCCAATGCGGCGGGCGTCACGGTGGAAAGATTTTCTACGGGAAAAGTGGACTTGGCCCGGAACCACGTCAACTGCCTTTTGGCATATCGGCGGGTGGCGGCGGTGAGAAGTTCGCGGCATTCATCGAGCAATATTTTTTGCCCGAGGTAATCGTTGATTTCACGCCAGCCGAGAATCTGCCGTGCTGTGCCGCCGGCGATCGACTGCGCGGCGCGGACCTCGTCGATCGCCCCGCGTGCGAGGCGTGCGTCCACCGCGGCCGCGATGCGCGCGTGCAGATCCCCGCGGTCGCGCGTGAAAACGACGCCGCGCAAACCTTCTGGGATGGCGGGCGGGACGAGAATTTCCGACGCGGGGCGCCCGGTTTGCAGACAAAGCTCGAGGCGACGCGCCACGCGGCGGGGATTGTGCACGTCTATGACACTCAGGCTGGCGGGATCCAGTTCCCGCAAACGCGCGAGCATTTGCCGCAACGTCATGGCTCTCACCCCGTCGCGGACAGCGGGATCGATCGCGGGCAAGTCCGGCAGGCCGGCGATGAGCGCCTGGAGGTAAAGTCCGCTCCCGCCGACGACGAAGGGAATGCGGCCGCGCGCGGCGATGTCCGTCACCGCGACGCGGGCCAGCGCGGCATAGCACGCTGCGTCCATCTCCTCCGCGCAGGAAACGGATCCGAACAAGTGATGGGGGACGGACGCCTTGTCTTGTGCGGCGGGCTGCGCGCTCAGCACGGGAAATTCACGGTAGAGCTGGAAGGCATCCGCGCAGACGATTTCGCCCCCGTGTTTTTGCGCCAGACGCAGCGCGATCTCCGACTTTCCCACCGACGTGGGGCCGGCGACGAACACGGCGCGTCGCAAAGCCGTCCCTGCGTTCACGGGAAATAAAGGCGCCCGTTCCCGGCGATGAACCGGGGACGGGCGCGATGATTTTTCAAAGCAAGATCAGGCCTGCCGGGCGGACTCTTCCTGCGCCGCCGCGATTTCCCCGGCGGGCGCGGCATCGCCGCTTTCCCGACCGATGGCACGATCCGGGGGCAGCTTGGCTCCGCTGACGACGAGCTTGCGGCCCATGTAGTCCTTGTCATGCAACTCGTCCACGGCGCGTTTGGCCTCGGAGACGCTCGTCATCTGGACGAAGCCGAAACCCTTGGAGCGCTGGGTATGCTTGTTGGTGACGATCTCGACATTGGCCACGGTTCCCACGCCGGAGAAGAGATCGAAAAGATCGCTCTCCGCGGCGTCGTAGGACAGGTTCCCGACGTAGAGGCGCGGCGACGTGACTTCGACGGCTTCGGGTTTCCGCGGTTCGCGGGGCGTGCGCGGCTCGCGCTGCGGACGGGCTTCGCGGGATTCGTCGCGGGTGCGCTCGCGGCGCTCCTGTCCGCCTTCCGACGGTTTCGCGGGCTGCGGCGCGAGGCCGAAGAACGCTTTGATTTTATCCCACAGGCCGGCCGGCTTGCGGGGTTCGCGGCGGACGTGAAACGTGTCGCCTGAACGTGGACGTGAGGACGAGCGGGAACGACCACCGCGACGGCGGCGACGCGATCCCGGACCGGAATGACGTGATTGCATTTGAGTATTCGATGCTGTTTGTGGTGATTCGCGGGGTGCGCCGATTGCGCATAGAGATGATCCCGCGGATTGTGGTCGGCTGCCGCGCCATCCCAGCGCTGTATCCCGCCGATGCGGGTGAAGCCGTGTATTTTCCGGGCAGGAAACCGCAGAGGTCGGATTTGGGGCAACCGAACTTGCAAAGTGCCTGCAGCCAAGAGGATACAAATACCATGACTGTGACCTCGGAAAAGACCACGTAAATTATCCCCCACCCCAAGCGGAAGCAACAAAGAAAATCGCCGCTGAGAGGCGGCGATTTCTTGAGACAGATTCCGGACCGGATTTACTCCCCGCCCGGTGCACCTCCCGGAGGTGGTCCGTCGGGGCCATCGTGCTTGGGCCGGATTTTCTCGATGAGAGGAGCGAGGTCCGGATTTTGTTTCACCATGGCCGCCTGCATGGCCTCGTGCATTGCGCGTCTGGCCTCGCGCTTGGCCTCCGGGGTCTGGGCCGCCTGCATCTTTTCACGGGCTGCGGCGACGGCAGGATCGCTCTTCGCCGCCTCGCGGGCCGCTTTGAGCTTTTCTCTCTGGTCGGGCGTGAGCGAGTCGAAACGGTCGCGCATGCCCTTGGCCTCGGTGCGGGCCTGCTTGATCTTTTCCAGGACGGGAGCAAGGCCCGGATCCGCCGCCACGATGGCTGCGTCGAAGGCTTTCTCGAGTTGATCGTTCAAGGCCTTGTGCGACTCGCGCAAGGACTTGATGGTCGGGTCGTCTTTGACTTTCTCGCGGGCCGCGGCCAAACGCTGGGCCTCATCGGGCGAGAGCTTGGCTTCGATCCAAGGCGGGGGACCTTTTTTATGGGGACCGCCAGAGTGGCCCGGGCCTTGCGCCTGTGCCGTCGGCAAGGACAATGCGAACGCTGTGCCGCAAATCGCGGCGGTGATGAGATGTTTCATAACACTGGCTGAAACCCCGGCCGTCAGTCGGGGTTGCGGTCTTTTTCCGCCGACGGCACCGGACGCACGGGCAGGACGATGCGGAACGTCGAGCCTTGGCCCGGCGTGCTCTCCAGGGAAACGCGACCGCCGTGCGCCTGCACCACGTTTTTCACGATCGCGAGACCGAGTCCGGTTCCACCGGTTTCGCGCGAACGGTGCTTCTCGACGCGGTAAAATCTTTCAAACACATGCTGTTGGTCGCCGTAAGGAATGCCGATGCCGTTGTCGGCGACTTCCACGCTGATTTCTTCTTCGCCGCGCGTTGCGCGCAATTCCACGGCGAGGGGCCGGCGGTTGCCGTGCTTGATCGCATTTTCGACAAGGTTGAGAAAGACCTGCTCGAGACGGCCGGCGTCCGCCTCGATCGCGAGATCATGGCCGCCGGCAACTACGCGCACCGCGGCTTCGTGCGCGCGGATCGGCTCCTCCAATTGACGCACCACGCGATCGAGCAAATCGCGGACATCGACACGGCCGGCTTGCAGTGCCAAGGACTGCGACTCCGACTCCGAAATGACAAGCAGATCGTCCACCAGGCGCTTGAGGCGGTCGGTGTGCTTCGACATCACATCAAGGGCGTTGGCGGCGAGAGCACGGTCATCGATGCCTCCATCGGACAATGTCTCGAGGTAGCCATTGATGATGGTGAGAGGGGTGCGCAGTTCGTGCGAAACATTGGCGACGAATTCGCGACGCAAGCGCTCGAGATTGCGGATGCGGCTGACGTCGCGCATCACCACAACGGCACCGCGTTGGCTCTCCGCCGTTTCCGGGAGGGGCGAGACGGCCACTTCATAGACGGCAACCTCGCGGCTGCGGTCGAGCGTGACTTCCCCGGAGAGCAGGCGACCGGACAGCACCGCCTCCCGGACGAGATGATGCATGTCGGCATTGCCGAATGCTTCGACGATCGTGCGCGCGGATAGCGGACCGGGCGACGGCGCCATGGCCTCCGCGGCGGGGTTGGACATGCGGATGCGCAAAGCCTGATCGACGACGAAGACACCTTCCGCAATGCCGGAGAGAATCGTTTCCAAGCCGAAACGCTCTCCGCGGGAGACGCGCTCGAGTTCTTCA
This genomic window contains:
- a CDS encoding choice-of-anchor D domain-containing protein — its product is MDRGNSTTQPFSVAIYGGLGATGPLLTNFTVAATNIGSSMGLFNLLFQNSLYLTNGNYSLTLSTSAASGGSTQYTLRQGTLGLIDSNNAPLPLTYWVQDNNTSGTAGTNFQASFVLADYQITTNSINYGNYRIGQTLSTLVTLTNNAIYATNASGGVVTERLSAATSTTNSATVSGLSTNPVSVSQTTNFTVGMSSANVGSNSGVISLTYNSVSNGTASTRPASLGTNPVGVGSQQITVSGVGYRLATDSVSTTNVALGNFRLGASNVTSAVGITNTAANDGYSEKLGVSNSAITGSATVTNIPGSLITPGSNATITVGLSSVSTAGTNSGTVTLGFQSSGTGTSGFAATNIGTTNINVYAVGYRLAQDAVSTTNLSLGRFHIGYTTNMGSLSGTVGITNTATADGFSEGLAVANSGNTGGATASGIPGSPIAAGANANITLGLGSVASVGANSGSVTLGFQSSGTGTSGLAATNIGTQVVNVSAQGYSGQAFWNTDAGGSWNNFDNWDVPGGTPGIDGALLSTNDQASFGSAISTARTVSLNGQIPVLTLLAFSNASASYTIAQGSGGSITMGTPTASQTIISNGAGEHTVSPAVSLARATQVIVATNSKLNLSAVNGSENFNKSGSGTLSITGNGNLSGSTTVTGGTLKVNGSISNSTVTMSTGTVLSGSGTVGETTIANGATISPGNSPGTITINGDLNWSSGGNYNWQIYNAAGAAGTGWDLLTVTGTLDLSALSVGSEFNINIWSLSQVTPDVEGEAINFNPAQNYAWTIATASGGISGYSGTSQFLINTNAINGTAGFANLLDGGSFSIVKSGNNLNLVFTSATAAVPEPGTWAAAALMVGAAGYVRWRKRNS
- the hflX gene encoding GTPase HflX yields the protein MIVTAPPPKATEKTVLVGLEHDGVTKWDLEESLAELRELAATAGATVVDTVTQKLQHPTAPYYIGKGKAEEVAARCAEHGAGSIIFDDELSPAQGRNLENVTSKKILDRTQLILDIFARRARSREGRLQIELAQLQYLLPRLTRMWTHLSRQTGGIGTRGPGETQLEVDRRRVQERIARLQRELEEVRKHRAIQREGRARHQWPVVAIVGYTNAGKSSLLNRLTNAGVVAEDKLFATLDPTTRQFVLPNKLKVLFTDTVGFIRKLPHTVVESFKATLEELKSADLLVHVVDVSHPQWEEHIAATDAVIRELEADGKHTLVVFNKIDRVTNPEAVEAALARYPHSVAVSVKTGENLADFVDELQNQLSSWRMRQKFRIPQSDSAALAELHRAGHVVEIRYEGDDALVTAHIPPALETKFARYAG
- the miaA gene encoding tRNA (adenosine(37)-N6)-dimethylallyltransferase MiaA, whose product is MNAGTALRRAVFVAGPTSVGKSEIALRLAQKHGGEIVCADAFQLYREFPVLSAQPAAQDKASVPHHLFGSVSCAEEMDAACYAALARVAVTDIAARGRIPFVVGGSGLYLQALIAGLPDLPAIDPAVRDGVRAMTLRQMLARLRELDPASLSVIDVHNPRRVARRLELCLQTGRPASEILVPPAIPEGLRGVVFTRDRGDLHARIAAAVDARLARGAIDEVRAAQSIAGGTARQILGWREINDYLGQKILLDECRELLTAATRRYAKRQLTWFRAKSTFPVENLSTVTPAALDRLALRLGLS